In Arachis hypogaea cultivar Tifrunner chromosome 2, arahy.Tifrunner.gnm2.J5K5, whole genome shotgun sequence, a genomic segment contains:
- the LOC112758972 gene encoding delta(14)-sterol reductase-like isoform X2, which yields MDLGFLLQALIPSWNSAYLLLGFFAYLAIAGSIVPGKIVPGVVLADGTRLHYRCNGLVSLLLLVALLGISVKMGFVSPTAISERGLELLSTTFVFSFLVTLALYFAGCKSRSKGSSLKPHITGNLIHDWWFGIQLNPQFMGIDLKFFFVRAGMMGWLLINLSVLAKSIQDGTLSKSMILFQLFCALYILDYFVHEEYMTSTWDIIAERLGFMLVFGDLVWIPFTFSIQGWWLLANEVELTTAAIIANCLVFLIGYMVFRGANKQKHVFKKNSKAPIWGKPPKVIGGKLLASGYWGIARHCNYLGDLLLALSFSLPCGISSPVPYFYPIYLLILLIWRERRDESRCAEKYKEIWSEYEKLVPWRILPYVY from the exons ATGGATCTGGGTTTTCTTCTTCAAGCTCTCATTCCATCATGGAACTCA GCTTATTTGCTTCTGGGATTCTTTGCTTACTTGGCCATTGCTGGATCCATTGTGCCGGGAAAAATTGTTCCTGGGGTTGTTCTTGCTGATGGAACTCGCCTTCATTATCGTTGCAATG GTCTGGTCTCGCTTCTTCTGTTGGTTGCACTTCTTGGGATTAGTGTCAAGATGGGTTTTGTATCTCCTACT GCTATATCTGAGAGAGGACTTGAGCTGCTGTCCACAACATTTGTCTTCAGTTTTCTT GTGACCCTGGCACTTTATTTCGCGGGTTGCAAGTCACGAAGTAAAGGTTCATCACTAAAGCCTCATATCACTGGAAACCTGATACATGATTG GTGGTTTGGAATTCAACTGAATCCTCAGTTTATGGGTATCGACCTCAA ATTTTTCTTTGTTAGAGCTGGAATGATGGGGTGGCTGCTTATCAATTTATCCGTTCTTGCAAAGAGCATTCAAGATGGTACTTTGAGCAAGTCAATGATTCTATTCCAGCTATTCTGTGCA TTATACATCTTGGACTACTTTGTGCATGAAGAGTACATGACATCAAC CTGGGACATAATTGCAGAGAGATTGGGCTTCATGTTGGTCTTTGGAGATTTAGTGTGGATTCCTTTTACTTTTAGCATACAG GGCTGGTGGCTCTTGGCGAACGAGGTGGAGTTAACAACGGCAGCCATTATAGCTAATTGCCTTGTCTTCCTGATTGG ATACATGGTATTTCGAGGAGCAAACAAACAAAAACATGTATTCAAAAAGAATTCAAAGGCTCCTATTTGGGGTAAGCCTCCAAAAGTCATTGGTGGAAAGTTACTTGCTTCTGGTTATTG ggGTATTGCAAGACACTGTAATTACTTAGGTGACTTGCTTCTTGCACTCTCCTTTAGCTTACCTTGTGGGATAAG TTCACCAGTTCCATACTTCTATCCAATATATCTTCTTATTTTGTTGATATGGAGAGAGAGAAGGGATGAATCTCGTTGTGCAGAGAAGTATAAAGAGATTTGGAGTGAGTATGAAAAACTTGTTCCATGGAGAATATTGCCATATGTGTAttag
- the LOC112758972 gene encoding delta(14)-sterol reductase-like isoform X1 gives MIKTHKKINNTVQHNSCISIQRSSAIIEDLKSQSSLTPKSQSFLLTPFRYKAHTCSWIWVFFFKLSFHHGTQLICFWDSLLTWPLLDPLCREKLFLGLFLLMELAFIIVAMVWSRFFCWLHFLGLVSRWVLYLLLLYLREDLSCCPQHLSSVFLYVLVTLALYFAGCKSRSKGSSLKPHITGNLIHDWWFGIQLNPQFMGIDLKFFFVRAGMMGWLLINLSVLAKSIQDGTLSKSMILFQLFCALYILDYFVHEEYMTSTWDIIAERLGFMLVFGDLVWIPFTFSIQGWWLLANEVELTTAAIIANCLVFLIGYMVFRGANKQKHVFKKNSKAPIWGKPPKVIGGKLLASGYWGIARHCNYLGDLLLALSFSLPCGISSPVPYFYPIYLLILLIWRERRDESRCAEKYKEIWSEYEKLVPWRILPYVY, from the exons AtgataaaaacacacaaaaaaattaacaacacAGTACAGCACAATAGCTGCATCAGCATTCAGCGCTCATCAGCAATAATCGAAGATTTGAAGTCACAATCTTCCCTGACACCAAAGTCACAATCTTTTCTACTCACTCCATTCAGATACAAGGCTCACACGTGTTCATGGATCTGGGTTTTCTTCTTCAAGCTCTCATTCCATCATGGAACTCA GCTTATTTGCTTCTGGGATTCTTTGCTTACTTGGCCATTGCTGGATCCATTGTGCCGGGAAAAATTGTTCCTGGGGTTGTTCTTGCTGATGGAACTCGCCTTCATTATCGTTGCAATG GTCTGGTCTCGCTTCTTCTGTTGGTTGCACTTCTTGGGATTAGTGTCAAGATGGGTTTTGTATCTCCTACT GCTATATCTGAGAGAGGACTTGAGCTGCTGTCCACAACATTTGTCTTCAGTTTTCTTGTATGTACTT GTGACCCTGGCACTTTATTTCGCGGGTTGCAAGTCACGAAGTAAAGGTTCATCACTAAAGCCTCATATCACTGGAAACCTGATACATGATTG GTGGTTTGGAATTCAACTGAATCCTCAGTTTATGGGTATCGACCTCAA ATTTTTCTTTGTTAGAGCTGGAATGATGGGGTGGCTGCTTATCAATTTATCCGTTCTTGCAAAGAGCATTCAAGATGGTACTTTGAGCAAGTCAATGATTCTATTCCAGCTATTCTGTGCA TTATACATCTTGGACTACTTTGTGCATGAAGAGTACATGACATCAAC CTGGGACATAATTGCAGAGAGATTGGGCTTCATGTTGGTCTTTGGAGATTTAGTGTGGATTCCTTTTACTTTTAGCATACAG GGCTGGTGGCTCTTGGCGAACGAGGTGGAGTTAACAACGGCAGCCATTATAGCTAATTGCCTTGTCTTCCTGATTGG ATACATGGTATTTCGAGGAGCAAACAAACAAAAACATGTATTCAAAAAGAATTCAAAGGCTCCTATTTGGGGTAAGCCTCCAAAAGTCATTGGTGGAAAGTTACTTGCTTCTGGTTATTG ggGTATTGCAAGACACTGTAATTACTTAGGTGACTTGCTTCTTGCACTCTCCTTTAGCTTACCTTGTGGGATAAG TTCACCAGTTCCATACTTCTATCCAATATATCTTCTTATTTTGTTGATATGGAGAGAGAGAAGGGATGAATCTCGTTGTGCAGAGAAGTATAAAGAGATTTGGAGTGAGTATGAAAAACTTGTTCCATGGAGAATATTGCCATATGTGTAttag